Proteins from a genomic interval of Streptomyces sp. Tu6071:
- a CDS encoding C4-dicarboxylate transporter DctA — MSATEAAAPEPEGHGPATPPPAAPGRRDKSHYLYLAVIGAVILGIILGFAAPGVAVELKPLGTGFVNLIKMMISPIIFCTIVLGIGSVRKAAKVGAVGGLALGYFLVMSTVALAIGILVGNLLEPGQGLHLTESVREVGAAQAPKAPESTVDFLLGIIPTTLVSAFTSEKVLQTLLVALLVGFALQALGRSGEPVLRGIGHIQKLVFRVLATIMWAAPVGAFGAMAAVVGETGVDALKSLAVIMIGFYVTCVLFVVLVLGALLRVFARVNILLLLKYLAREFLLILSTSSSESALPRLIAKMEHLGVSRPVVGITVPTGYSFNLDGTAIYLTMASIFVAEAMDQPLSIGQQISLLVFMIIASKGAAGVTGAGLATLAGGLQSHRPELVDGVGLIVGIDRFMSEARALTNFAGNAVATVLIGTWTKEIDKGRVDQVLAGKLPFDEKTLVDEAEAEAGMPEPRAEKLSPSGV; from the coding sequence GTGTCAGCCACCGAGGCAGCAGCCCCCGAGCCCGAGGGACACGGGCCCGCGACCCCGCCGCCCGCCGCGCCGGGACGCCGTGACAAGAGCCACTACCTCTACCTCGCCGTGATCGGCGCCGTGATCCTCGGGATCATCCTCGGCTTCGCCGCGCCCGGTGTGGCCGTCGAGCTGAAGCCGCTCGGTACCGGCTTCGTGAACCTGATCAAGATGATGATCTCGCCGATCATCTTCTGCACGATCGTGCTCGGCATCGGTTCGGTGCGCAAGGCCGCGAAGGTCGGTGCCGTGGGCGGGCTCGCGCTCGGCTACTTCCTCGTGATGTCGACCGTGGCGCTCGCGATCGGCATCCTCGTCGGCAACCTCCTGGAGCCCGGCCAGGGCCTCCACCTGACCGAGTCGGTGCGGGAGGTCGGCGCCGCGCAGGCCCCCAAGGCCCCCGAGTCGACCGTCGACTTCCTCCTCGGCATCATCCCGACGACGCTCGTCTCGGCGTTCACGAGCGAGAAGGTCCTCCAGACGCTCCTGGTGGCCCTCCTCGTCGGCTTCGCGCTCCAGGCGCTCGGCAGGAGCGGCGAGCCGGTCCTGCGCGGCATCGGCCACATCCAGAAGCTCGTCTTCCGCGTTCTGGCCACGATCATGTGGGCGGCCCCGGTCGGCGCCTTCGGCGCGATGGCCGCCGTGGTCGGCGAGACGGGCGTGGACGCGCTCAAGTCGCTCGCGGTCATCATGATCGGCTTCTACGTGACGTGCGTGCTCTTCGTCGTGCTCGTCCTCGGCGCGCTGCTCAGGGTCTTCGCGCGCGTCAACATCCTGCTGCTCCTGAAGTACCTGGCCCGCGAGTTCCTGCTGATCCTCTCCACCTCCTCGTCCGAGTCCGCGCTGCCGCGCCTCATCGCGAAGATGGAGCACCTCGGCGTCTCGCGCCCGGTCGTCGGCATCACCGTCCCGACCGGCTACTCCTTCAACCTCGACGGCACCGCGATCTACCTCACGATGGCGTCGATCTTCGTCGCCGAGGCGATGGACCAGCCGCTCTCGATCGGCCAGCAGATCTCGCTGCTCGTCTTCATGATCATCGCCTCGAAGGGCGCGGCGGGCGTCACGGGGGCCGGTCTCGCGACGCTCGCGGGCGGGCTCCAGTCCCACCGCCCCGAACTCGTCGACGGCGTCGGCCTCATCGTCGGCATCGACCGCTTCATGAGCGAGGCGCGTGCCCTCACGAACTTCGCGGGGAACGCGGTGGCGACGGTGCTGATCGGCACGTGGACGAAGGAGATCGACAAGGGGCGGGTGGACCAGGTGCTCGCCGGGAAGCTGCCGTTCGACGAGAAGACGCTGGTCGACGAGGCGGAGGCGGAGGCCGGGATGCCCGAGCCGCGGGCGGAGAAACTCAGCCCCTCCGGCGTTTGA
- a CDS encoding sensor histidine kinase, with protein sequence MRLPRPRSLAGQLFAMQVLLVALVVAGCALFTYVSDRRQARTAAERQVTAAALAIAAAPTVREAVGAPEPTRTLQPYAEKVRREADLTFVTIMSPDGIRYTHPTPDRIGERFLGHRAEALRGRTFSETYRGTLGVSVRVVTPVKEGDRVTGLVSAGIDVTAISERLRHQVLLLLVTAAAALLLGGTGTYVINRRLRRHTHGMNATELALVHDYHEAALHAVREGLLLLDGRRAVALLNDGARELLGLPPGTYVGRPIAELGLPRGLTGALLASEPRVDEVHLTEERVLVVNTSPVSGGQRSGTVVTLRDHTELRALMGELDAERSFGKALRAQAHEAANRLHTVVSLVELGRPDEAVEFATSELELAQALTDRMTGAVREPVLAALLLGRTAYAHEHGVELVLSEDSGLDDGLLPASLPPRDLVTILGNLVDNAVEAAQGTPGARVTVTARAEHTTEGDELLLRVTDNGPGLDPAHIEDAFRDGWSTKAAEPGAHGLGLALVRQAAGRAGGIVAARRDTGGGAEFTVRLPLALSAGGTR encoded by the coding sequence ATGCGTCTCCCCCGCCCCCGGAGCCTGGCCGGCCAGCTCTTCGCGATGCAGGTGCTCCTCGTGGCACTCGTCGTCGCGGGCTGCGCGCTCTTCACGTACGTGAGCGACCGCCGCCAGGCGCGTACCGCCGCCGAGCGCCAGGTCACCGCCGCCGCGCTCGCGATCGCCGCCGCGCCCACCGTGCGCGAGGCGGTCGGCGCGCCCGAGCCGACCCGCACCCTCCAGCCCTACGCGGAGAAGGTCCGCCGCGAGGCCGACCTCACCTTCGTGACGATCATGTCCCCCGACGGCATCCGCTACACGCACCCGACGCCGGACCGGATAGGCGAGCGCTTCCTCGGTCACCGCGCCGAGGCGCTGCGCGGGCGGACGTTCTCGGAGACGTACCGGGGCACGCTCGGGGTCTCGGTACGGGTCGTGACCCCGGTCAAGGAGGGCGACCGCGTCACGGGGCTCGTGAGCGCGGGGATAGACGTCACGGCGATCAGCGAACGCCTGCGCCACCAGGTGCTGCTGCTCCTCGTGACGGCCGCGGCGGCCCTGCTGCTCGGCGGGACCGGCACGTACGTCATCAACCGGCGGCTGCGGCGGCACACCCACGGCATGAACGCGACCGAACTCGCCCTCGTGCACGACTACCACGAGGCCGCGCTGCACGCCGTGCGCGAAGGGCTGCTCCTGCTCGACGGGCGCCGGGCCGTGGCCCTGCTCAACGACGGGGCGCGCGAACTGCTCGGGCTGCCGCCCGGCACGTATGTCGGGCGCCCCATCGCCGAGTTGGGGCTCCCGCGCGGGCTCACCGGGGCGCTGCTCGCCTCGGAGCCCCGCGTGGACGAGGTGCACCTCACCGAGGAGCGCGTCCTCGTCGTCAACACCTCGCCCGTGTCCGGGGGGCAGCGCTCGGGGACGGTCGTGACCCTGCGGGACCACACCGAACTGCGCGCGCTGATGGGCGAGCTGGACGCCGAGCGGAGCTTCGGCAAGGCGCTGCGGGCGCAGGCGCACGAGGCGGCGAACCGGCTGCACACGGTCGTCTCGCTCGTCGAACTCGGGCGCCCGGACGAGGCGGTGGAGTTCGCGACGTCCGAACTGGAGCTGGCCCAGGCGCTCACGGACCGCATGACCGGCGCGGTCCGCGAACCGGTGCTCGCCGCGCTGCTGCTGGGCAGGACGGCGTACGCGCACGAGCACGGCGTCGAGCTGGTCCTGAGCGAGGACAGCGGTCTCGACGACGGGCTGCTCCCCGCGAGCCTGCCGCCGCGCGACCTCGTGACGATCCTCGGCAACCTCGTCGACAACGCGGTGGAGGCCGCGCAGGGCACCCCGGGCGCGCGGGTCACGGTCACCGCGCGCGCCGAACACACCACCGAGGGGGACGAGTTGCTGCTCCGCGTCACCGACAACGGCCCCGGGCTCGATCCCGCGCACATCGAGGACGCCTTCCGCGACGGCTGGTCGACGAAGGCCGCCGAGCCGGGCGCGCACGGCCTCGGGCTCGCGCTCGTCCGCCAGGCGGCCGGGCGCGCGGGCGGCATCGTGGCGGCCCGCCGCGACACGGGCGGGGGCGCCGAGTTCACCGTGCGGCTGCCGCTCGCGCTCTCCGCCGGGGGGACGCGATGA